A single genomic interval of Dromiciops gliroides isolate mDroGli1 chromosome 1, mDroGli1.pri, whole genome shotgun sequence harbors:
- the LRRC8E gene encoding volume-regulated anion channel subunit LRRC8E, with product MIPVAEFKQFTEQQPAFKVLKPWWDVLAEYVTVAMLMIGVFGCTLQVTQDKIICLPSHVPRENLSETPCGQLPRGVSEDTEDLRELSGLKNNLDLQQYSFINQLCYETALHWYAKYFPYLVVIHTLIFMVCTSFWFKFPGTSSKIEHFISILGKCFDSPWTTRALSEVSGENHKGTSGRVAATAIVGSGKAGESEKVVTEPEKVVTEPPAVTLLDKKEGEQAKALFEKVKKFRVHVEEGDILYTMYIRQTVLKVCKFLAILIYNVIYVEKISFLVACQVETAEVTGYASFCCNHTKAHLFAKLAFCYISFVCVYGLTCLYTLYWLFHRPLKEYSFSSVREETGMGDIPDVKNDFAFMLHLIDQYDSLYSKRFAVFLSEVSESRLKQLNLNHEWTPEKLRQKLQRNGRGRLELALCMLPGLPDTVFELSETEALKLEAICDITFPPSLSQLVHLEELSLLHSPAKLPFSSFIFLRDRLKVVRVKCEELREVPLWVFGLRSLEELHLEGLFPAELSRAANLESLKELKLLKSLSLRSNAGKVPPSVTDVAGHLQRLSIHNDGARLLTLNGLKKLTALRELELVGCGLERIPHAVFSLTALQDLDLKDNHLRSIEEILSFQHCRKLVTLKLWHNQIAYVPEHIRKLKALEQLYLSHNKLETLPPQLCFCTNLRLLDISHNGLRSLPQEVSILQNLQHLALSYNALEGLPDELFFCQKLRTLLLGYNNLRQLSPRVAALQALSRLELKGNRLEALPEELGNCGGLKKSGLLVEEALYEGLPAEVREKMEEE from the exons ATGATCCCTGTGGCTGAATTCAAGCAATTCACAGAGCAGCAGCCGGCATTCAAAGTGCTGAAGCCGTGGTGGGATGTGCTAGCTGAATATGTCACGGTGGCCATGCTCATGATCGGGGTCTTTGGCTGTACCCTGCAG GTGACTCAGGACAAGATCATATGTCTACCTAGCCACGTCCCCCGGGAAAATCTATCAGAGACCCCATGTGGGCAGCTGCCCCGGGGAGTCTCTGAGGATACAGAAGACCTTCGGGAGCTCAGTGGCCTCAAGAACAACCTGGACTTACAACAGTACAGCTTTATCAACCAGCTCTGCTATGAGACTGCGCTCCACTGGTACGCCAAGTACTTCCCCTACCTGGTCGTCATCCATACTCTCATCTTCATGGTCTGCACGAGTTTCTGGTTCAAATTCCCTGGAACCAGCTCCAAGATAGAGCACTTCATTTCCATCCTGGGCAAATGCTTTGACTCACCGTGGACAACTCGGGCCCTGTCCGAGGTTTCTGGTGAGAACCACAAGGGTACCTCAGGACGGGTAGCAGCCACAGCCATAGTTGGGTCAGGAAAGGCAGGGGAGTCAGAGAAGGTGGTGACAGAGCCAGAGAAGGTGGTGACGGAACCGCCGGCTGTGACCCTCCTGGACAAAAAAGAGGGGGAGCAGGCCAAGGCCCTGTTTGAGAAGGTGAAGAAGTTCCGTGTGCACGTGGAAGAGGGTGATATCTTATATACCATGTACATCCGCCAGACGGTCCTCAAGGTGTGCAAGTTTCTGGCCATCCTGATCTATAACGTCATCTATGTGGAGAAGATTAGCTTCCTGGTAGCCTGCCAGGTGGAAACAGCAGAAGTCACGGGCTATGCCAGCTTCTGCTGTAACCACACCAAGGCTCACCTCTTTGCCAAGCTGGCCTTCTGCTACATCTCCTTCGTGTGCGTCTACGGCCTCACCTGCCTCTACACTCTCTACTGGCTCTTCCACCGGCCCCTCAAGGAGTATTCTTTCTCTTCCGTGAGGGAAGAGACCGGAATGGGGGACATTCCTGATGTCAAGAATGACTTTGCCTTCATGCTCCATCTCATTGACCAATATGACTCACTTTATTCTAAACGTTTTGCTGTCTTCCTCTCCGAGGTCAGTGAAAGCCGGCTCAAGCAACTCAACCTCAACCACGAATGGACACCTGAGAAGCTGCGGCAGAAGCTCCAGCGCAATGGGCGAGGGCGGCTTGAGCTGGCACTGTGCATGCTGCCCGGGCTGCCCGATACGGTCTTTGAGCTGAGTGAGACGGAGGCTCTCAAGCTGGAGGCCATCTGTGACATCACCTTCCCTCCAAGCCTCTCCCAGCTGGTCCACCTGGAAGAGCTCAGCCTGCTCCACTCCCCTGCCAaactccccttctcctccttcatttTCTTGAGGGACCGACTCAAGGTGGTACGGGTGAAGTGCGAGGAGTTGCGTGAAGTGCCCCTGTGGGTGTTTGGACTCCGGAGCCTGGAAGAACTCCATCTCGAGGGCCTTTTCCCCGCAGAACTGAGCCGGGCGGCTAACCTGGAGAGCCTCAAAGAGCTGAAGCTACTTAAGAGCCTCTCCCTGAGAAGCAATGCAGGCAAAGTGCCCCCCAGTGTGACTGACGTGGCTGGTCACCTGCAGCGGCTCAGCATCCACAACGATGGGGCCCGGCTGCTGACCCTCAATGGGCTGAAGAAGCTCACGGCCCTGAGGGAGTTAGAGCTGGTGGGCTGTGGGCTGGAGAGGATACCCCACGCTGTCTTCAGCTTGACCGCTCTACAGGATCTCGACCTGAAGGATAACCACCTCCGTTCCATTGAGGAGATCCTGAGTTTTCAGCACTGCCGCAAGCTGGTCACCCTCAAGTTGTGGCACAACCAGATCGCCTATGTCCCAGAACACATCCGCAAACTGAAGGCTTTGGAGCAGCTGTACCTCAGTCACAACAAGTTGGAGACCCTGCCTCCCCAGCTCTGTTTCTGCACCAACCTCCGCCTGCTTGACATTTCTCACAATGGCCTGCGCTCCTTGCCCCAAGAGGTGAGCATCCTCCAAAACTTGCAGCATCTTGCGCTTTCCTACAATGCCCTGGAAGGGCTCCCGGATGAACTCTTCTTCTGCCAAAAACTGAGGACACTGCTGTTGGGTTATAATAACCTAAGGCAGCTCTCACCTCGAGTGGCTGCCCTGCAGGCCCTCAGCCGGCTAGAACTCAAGGGGAACCGGCTAGAGGCTTTACCTGAAGAACTTGGCAACTGTGGGGGGCTCAAAAAATCAGGGCTGCTGGTGGAGGAGGCTCTGTATGAGGGACTGCCTGCTGAAGTGcgggagaagatggaggaggagtaA
- the MAP2K7 gene encoding dual specificity mitogen-activated protein kinase kinase 7 isoform X3 — MAASSLEQKLSRLEAKLKQENREARRRIDLNLEISPQRSRPIIVITLSPAPAPSQRAALQLPLANDGGSRSPSSESSPQQPTPPARPRHMLGLPTPPFMPRSMESIEIDQKLQEIMKQTGYLTIGGQRYQAEINDLENLGEMGSGTCGQVWKMRFKKTGHILAVKQMRRSGNKEENKRILMDLDVVLKSHDCPYIVQCFGTFITNTDVFIAMELMGTCAEKLKKRIQGPIPERILGKMTVAIVKALYYLKEKHGVIHRDVKPSNILLDERGQIKLCDFGISGRLVDSKAKTRSAGCAAYMAPERIDPPDPTKPDYDIRADVWSLGISLVELATGQFPYKNCKTDFEVLTKVLQEEPPLLPSNMGFSVDFQSFVKDCLTKDHRKRPKYNKLLEHSFIKRYEMLEVDVASWFKDVMAKTESPRTSGILSQHHLPFFRSTRICLLSPVLPGQPWET, encoded by the exons ATGGCGGCGTCCTCCCTGGAGCAGAAGCTATCCCGCCTGGAGGCGAAGCTGAAGCAGGAGAACCGCGAGGCCCGGCGGAGGATCGACCTCAACCTGGAAATCAGCCCTCAGCGGTCCAGGCCGA TTATTGTGATCACTCTAAGCCCTGCTCCTGCCCCGTCCCAACGAGCAG CTCTGCAGCTCCCTCTGGCCAACGATGGGGGTAGCCGATCGCCTTCCTCCGAGAGCTCCCCTCAACAGCCCACCCCACCAGCCCGGCCCCGGCACATGTTGGGGCTCCCAACGCCACCATTCATGCCACGCAGCATGGAGAG CATAGAAATTGACCAGAAGCTGCAGGAGATCATGAAGCAGACGGGCTACCTGACCATTGGCGGCCAG agGTACCAGGCAGAGATCAATGACCTGGAGAACCTGGGTGAAATGGGCAGTGGCACATGTGGCCAGGTCTGGAAGATGCGATTCAAGAAGACGGGCCATATCCTCGCTGTCAAG CAAATGCGACGTTCtggaaacaaggaagaaaacaagcgaATTCTCATGGATCTGGATGTGGTGCTTAAGAGCCATGACTGTCCCTACATCGTCCAATGCTTTGGGACCTTCATCACCAAT ACAGACGTCTTCATTGCCATGGAGCTTATGGGCACCTGTGCTGAGAAGCTAAAGAAGAGAATTCAGGGGCCCATCCCAGAGAGGATTTTGGGCAAGATGACTGTGGCT ATCGTGAAGGCACTCTACTACCTGAAGGAGAAGCACGGTGTGATCCACAGAGACGTAAAGCCGTCCAACATCCTGCTGGATGAGCGGGGCCAGATCAAACTCTGTGACTTTGGCATCAGTGGCCGTCTGGTGGACTCCAAGGCCAAGACGAGAAGTGCCGGCTGCGCGGCCTACATGGCG CCCGAGCGGATAGACCCTCCAGATCCCACCAAGCCTGATTATGACATCCGAGCTGATGTGTGGAGCCTGGGAATCTCACTG GTGGAGCTGGCGACCGGGCAGTTCCCCTACAAGAACTGCAAAACTGATTTTGAGGTCCTCACCAAGGTCCTGCAAGAAGAGCCACCCCTTCTGCCCAGCAATATGGGCTTCTCGGTGGACTTTCAGTCCTTTGTTAAAGACTG CCTTACTAAAGATCACAGGAAGAGACCAAAGTACAATAAGCTACTT GAACACAGCTTCATCAAACGATACGAGATGTTGGAGGTGGATGTGGCGTCCTGGTTCAAGGACGTCATGGCGAAGACAGAGTCTCCCCGGACTAGCGGCATCTTGAGCCAGCATCACCTTCCCTTCTTCAG
- the MAP2K7 gene encoding dual specificity mitogen-activated protein kinase kinase 7 isoform X5, whose protein sequence is MAASSLEQKLSRLEAKLKQENREARRRIDLNLEISPQRSRPTLQLPLANDGGSRSPSSESSPQQPTPPARPRHMLGLPTPPFMPRSMESIEIDQKLQEIMKQTGYLTIGGQRYQAEINDLENLGEMGSGTCGQVWKMRFKKTGHILAVKQMRRSGNKEENKRILMDLDVVLKSHDCPYIVQCFGTFITNTDVFIAMELMGTCAEKLKKRIQGPIPERILGKMTVAIVKALYYLKEKHGVIHRDVKPSNILLDERGQIKLCDFGISGRLVDSKAKTRSAGCAAYMAPERIDPPDPTKPDYDIRADVWSLGISLVELATGQFPYKNCKTDFEVLTKVLQEEPPLLPSNMGFSVDFQSFVKDCLTKDHRKRPKYNKLLEHSFIKRYEMLEVDVASWFKDVMAKTESPRTSGILSQHHLPFFR, encoded by the exons ATGGCGGCGTCCTCCCTGGAGCAGAAGCTATCCCGCCTGGAGGCGAAGCTGAAGCAGGAGAACCGCGAGGCCCGGCGGAGGATCGACCTCAACCTGGAAATCAGCCCTCAGCGGTCCAGGCCGA CTCTGCAGCTCCCTCTGGCCAACGATGGGGGTAGCCGATCGCCTTCCTCCGAGAGCTCCCCTCAACAGCCCACCCCACCAGCCCGGCCCCGGCACATGTTGGGGCTCCCAACGCCACCATTCATGCCACGCAGCATGGAGAG CATAGAAATTGACCAGAAGCTGCAGGAGATCATGAAGCAGACGGGCTACCTGACCATTGGCGGCCAG agGTACCAGGCAGAGATCAATGACCTGGAGAACCTGGGTGAAATGGGCAGTGGCACATGTGGCCAGGTCTGGAAGATGCGATTCAAGAAGACGGGCCATATCCTCGCTGTCAAG CAAATGCGACGTTCtggaaacaaggaagaaaacaagcgaATTCTCATGGATCTGGATGTGGTGCTTAAGAGCCATGACTGTCCCTACATCGTCCAATGCTTTGGGACCTTCATCACCAAT ACAGACGTCTTCATTGCCATGGAGCTTATGGGCACCTGTGCTGAGAAGCTAAAGAAGAGAATTCAGGGGCCCATCCCAGAGAGGATTTTGGGCAAGATGACTGTGGCT ATCGTGAAGGCACTCTACTACCTGAAGGAGAAGCACGGTGTGATCCACAGAGACGTAAAGCCGTCCAACATCCTGCTGGATGAGCGGGGCCAGATCAAACTCTGTGACTTTGGCATCAGTGGCCGTCTGGTGGACTCCAAGGCCAAGACGAGAAGTGCCGGCTGCGCGGCCTACATGGCG CCCGAGCGGATAGACCCTCCAGATCCCACCAAGCCTGATTATGACATCCGAGCTGATGTGTGGAGCCTGGGAATCTCACTG GTGGAGCTGGCGACCGGGCAGTTCCCCTACAAGAACTGCAAAACTGATTTTGAGGTCCTCACCAAGGTCCTGCAAGAAGAGCCACCCCTTCTGCCCAGCAATATGGGCTTCTCGGTGGACTTTCAGTCCTTTGTTAAAGACTG CCTTACTAAAGATCACAGGAAGAGACCAAAGTACAATAAGCTACTT GAACACAGCTTCATCAAACGATACGAGATGTTGGAGGTGGATGTGGCGTCCTGGTTCAAGGACGTCATGGCGAAGACAGAGTCTCCCCGGACTAGCGGCATCTTGAGCCAGCATCACCTTCCCTTCTTCAGGTAG
- the MAP2K7 gene encoding dual specificity mitogen-activated protein kinase kinase 7 isoform X1 — MAASSLEQKLSRLEAKLKQENREARRRIDLNLEISPQRSRPIIVITLSPAPAPSQRAALQLPLANDGGSRSPSSESSPQQPTPPARPRHMLGLPTPPFMPRSMESIEIDQKLQEIMKQTGYLTIGGQRYQAEINDLENLGEMGSGTCGQVWKMRFKKTGHILAVKQMRRSGNKEENKRILMDLDVVLKSHDCPYIVQCFGTFITNTDVFIAMELMGTCAEKLKKRIQGPIPERILGKMTVAIVKALYYLKEKHGVIHRDVKPSNILLDERGQIKLCDFGISGRLVDSKAKTRSAGCAAYMAPERIDPPDPTKPDYDIRADVWSLGISLVELATGQFPYKNCKTDFEVLTKVLQEEPPLLPSNMGFSVDFQSFVKDCLTKDHRKRPKYNKLLEHSFIKRYEMLEVDVASWFKDVMAKTESPRTSGILSQHHLPFFSCSRGYATPAPRCTSLPLASPHAGGPDVTWSWGGSTETWTATES; from the exons ATGGCGGCGTCCTCCCTGGAGCAGAAGCTATCCCGCCTGGAGGCGAAGCTGAAGCAGGAGAACCGCGAGGCCCGGCGGAGGATCGACCTCAACCTGGAAATCAGCCCTCAGCGGTCCAGGCCGA TTATTGTGATCACTCTAAGCCCTGCTCCTGCCCCGTCCCAACGAGCAG CTCTGCAGCTCCCTCTGGCCAACGATGGGGGTAGCCGATCGCCTTCCTCCGAGAGCTCCCCTCAACAGCCCACCCCACCAGCCCGGCCCCGGCACATGTTGGGGCTCCCAACGCCACCATTCATGCCACGCAGCATGGAGAG CATAGAAATTGACCAGAAGCTGCAGGAGATCATGAAGCAGACGGGCTACCTGACCATTGGCGGCCAG agGTACCAGGCAGAGATCAATGACCTGGAGAACCTGGGTGAAATGGGCAGTGGCACATGTGGCCAGGTCTGGAAGATGCGATTCAAGAAGACGGGCCATATCCTCGCTGTCAAG CAAATGCGACGTTCtggaaacaaggaagaaaacaagcgaATTCTCATGGATCTGGATGTGGTGCTTAAGAGCCATGACTGTCCCTACATCGTCCAATGCTTTGGGACCTTCATCACCAAT ACAGACGTCTTCATTGCCATGGAGCTTATGGGCACCTGTGCTGAGAAGCTAAAGAAGAGAATTCAGGGGCCCATCCCAGAGAGGATTTTGGGCAAGATGACTGTGGCT ATCGTGAAGGCACTCTACTACCTGAAGGAGAAGCACGGTGTGATCCACAGAGACGTAAAGCCGTCCAACATCCTGCTGGATGAGCGGGGCCAGATCAAACTCTGTGACTTTGGCATCAGTGGCCGTCTGGTGGACTCCAAGGCCAAGACGAGAAGTGCCGGCTGCGCGGCCTACATGGCG CCCGAGCGGATAGACCCTCCAGATCCCACCAAGCCTGATTATGACATCCGAGCTGATGTGTGGAGCCTGGGAATCTCACTG GTGGAGCTGGCGACCGGGCAGTTCCCCTACAAGAACTGCAAAACTGATTTTGAGGTCCTCACCAAGGTCCTGCAAGAAGAGCCACCCCTTCTGCCCAGCAATATGGGCTTCTCGGTGGACTTTCAGTCCTTTGTTAAAGACTG CCTTACTAAAGATCACAGGAAGAGACCAAAGTACAATAAGCTACTT GAACACAGCTTCATCAAACGATACGAGATGTTGGAGGTGGATGTGGCGTCCTGGTTCAAGGACGTCATGGCGAAGACAGAGTCTCCCCGGACTAGCGGCATCTTGAGCCAGCATCACCTTCCCTTCTTCAG ctGCAGCAGGGGCTATGCCACCCCCGCCCCAAGATGTACCAGTCTTCCACTCGCCTCCCCCCATGCTGGCGGGCCAGATGTCACATGGAGCTGGGGAGGGAGTACGGAAACATGGACAGCCACAGAGAGCTGA
- the MAP2K7 gene encoding dual specificity mitogen-activated protein kinase kinase 7 isoform X4 → MAASSLEQKLSRLEAKLKQENREARRRIDLNLEISPQRSRPIIVITLSPAPAPSQRAALQLPLANDGGSRSPSSESSPQQPTPPARPRHMLGLPTPPFMPRSMESIEIDQKLQEIMKQTGYLTIGGQRYQAEINDLENLGEMGSGTCGQVWKMRFKKTGHILAVKQMRRSGNKEENKRILMDLDVVLKSHDCPYIVQCFGTFITNTDVFIAMELMGTCAEKLKKRIQGPIPERILGKMTVAIVKALYYLKEKHGVIHRDVKPSNILLDERGQIKLCDFGISGRLVDSKAKTRSAGCAAYMAPERIDPPDPTKPDYDIRADVWSLGISLVELATGQFPYKNCKTDFEVLTKVLQEEPPLLPSNMGFSVDFQSFVKDCLTKDHRKRPKYNKLLEHSFIKRYEMLEVDVASWFKDVMAKTESPRTSGILSQHHLPFFR, encoded by the exons ATGGCGGCGTCCTCCCTGGAGCAGAAGCTATCCCGCCTGGAGGCGAAGCTGAAGCAGGAGAACCGCGAGGCCCGGCGGAGGATCGACCTCAACCTGGAAATCAGCCCTCAGCGGTCCAGGCCGA TTATTGTGATCACTCTAAGCCCTGCTCCTGCCCCGTCCCAACGAGCAG CTCTGCAGCTCCCTCTGGCCAACGATGGGGGTAGCCGATCGCCTTCCTCCGAGAGCTCCCCTCAACAGCCCACCCCACCAGCCCGGCCCCGGCACATGTTGGGGCTCCCAACGCCACCATTCATGCCACGCAGCATGGAGAG CATAGAAATTGACCAGAAGCTGCAGGAGATCATGAAGCAGACGGGCTACCTGACCATTGGCGGCCAG agGTACCAGGCAGAGATCAATGACCTGGAGAACCTGGGTGAAATGGGCAGTGGCACATGTGGCCAGGTCTGGAAGATGCGATTCAAGAAGACGGGCCATATCCTCGCTGTCAAG CAAATGCGACGTTCtggaaacaaggaagaaaacaagcgaATTCTCATGGATCTGGATGTGGTGCTTAAGAGCCATGACTGTCCCTACATCGTCCAATGCTTTGGGACCTTCATCACCAAT ACAGACGTCTTCATTGCCATGGAGCTTATGGGCACCTGTGCTGAGAAGCTAAAGAAGAGAATTCAGGGGCCCATCCCAGAGAGGATTTTGGGCAAGATGACTGTGGCT ATCGTGAAGGCACTCTACTACCTGAAGGAGAAGCACGGTGTGATCCACAGAGACGTAAAGCCGTCCAACATCCTGCTGGATGAGCGGGGCCAGATCAAACTCTGTGACTTTGGCATCAGTGGCCGTCTGGTGGACTCCAAGGCCAAGACGAGAAGTGCCGGCTGCGCGGCCTACATGGCG CCCGAGCGGATAGACCCTCCAGATCCCACCAAGCCTGATTATGACATCCGAGCTGATGTGTGGAGCCTGGGAATCTCACTG GTGGAGCTGGCGACCGGGCAGTTCCCCTACAAGAACTGCAAAACTGATTTTGAGGTCCTCACCAAGGTCCTGCAAGAAGAGCCACCCCTTCTGCCCAGCAATATGGGCTTCTCGGTGGACTTTCAGTCCTTTGTTAAAGACTG CCTTACTAAAGATCACAGGAAGAGACCAAAGTACAATAAGCTACTT GAACACAGCTTCATCAAACGATACGAGATGTTGGAGGTGGATGTGGCGTCCTGGTTCAAGGACGTCATGGCGAAGACAGAGTCTCCCCGGACTAGCGGCATCTTGAGCCAGCATCACCTTCCCTTCTTCAGGTAG
- the MAP2K7 gene encoding dual specificity mitogen-activated protein kinase kinase 7 isoform X2, giving the protein MAASSLEQKLSRLEAKLKQENREARRRIDLNLEISPQRSRPTLQLPLANDGGSRSPSSESSPQQPTPPARPRHMLGLPTPPFMPRSMESIEIDQKLQEIMKQTGYLTIGGQRYQAEINDLENLGEMGSGTCGQVWKMRFKKTGHILAVKQMRRSGNKEENKRILMDLDVVLKSHDCPYIVQCFGTFITNTDVFIAMELMGTCAEKLKKRIQGPIPERILGKMTVAIVKALYYLKEKHGVIHRDVKPSNILLDERGQIKLCDFGISGRLVDSKAKTRSAGCAAYMAPERIDPPDPTKPDYDIRADVWSLGISLVELATGQFPYKNCKTDFEVLTKVLQEEPPLLPSNMGFSVDFQSFVKDCLTKDHRKRPKYNKLLEHSFIKRYEMLEVDVASWFKDVMAKTESPRTSGILSQHHLPFFSCSRGYATPAPRCTSLPLASPHAGGPDVTWSWGGSTETWTATES; this is encoded by the exons ATGGCGGCGTCCTCCCTGGAGCAGAAGCTATCCCGCCTGGAGGCGAAGCTGAAGCAGGAGAACCGCGAGGCCCGGCGGAGGATCGACCTCAACCTGGAAATCAGCCCTCAGCGGTCCAGGCCGA CTCTGCAGCTCCCTCTGGCCAACGATGGGGGTAGCCGATCGCCTTCCTCCGAGAGCTCCCCTCAACAGCCCACCCCACCAGCCCGGCCCCGGCACATGTTGGGGCTCCCAACGCCACCATTCATGCCACGCAGCATGGAGAG CATAGAAATTGACCAGAAGCTGCAGGAGATCATGAAGCAGACGGGCTACCTGACCATTGGCGGCCAG agGTACCAGGCAGAGATCAATGACCTGGAGAACCTGGGTGAAATGGGCAGTGGCACATGTGGCCAGGTCTGGAAGATGCGATTCAAGAAGACGGGCCATATCCTCGCTGTCAAG CAAATGCGACGTTCtggaaacaaggaagaaaacaagcgaATTCTCATGGATCTGGATGTGGTGCTTAAGAGCCATGACTGTCCCTACATCGTCCAATGCTTTGGGACCTTCATCACCAAT ACAGACGTCTTCATTGCCATGGAGCTTATGGGCACCTGTGCTGAGAAGCTAAAGAAGAGAATTCAGGGGCCCATCCCAGAGAGGATTTTGGGCAAGATGACTGTGGCT ATCGTGAAGGCACTCTACTACCTGAAGGAGAAGCACGGTGTGATCCACAGAGACGTAAAGCCGTCCAACATCCTGCTGGATGAGCGGGGCCAGATCAAACTCTGTGACTTTGGCATCAGTGGCCGTCTGGTGGACTCCAAGGCCAAGACGAGAAGTGCCGGCTGCGCGGCCTACATGGCG CCCGAGCGGATAGACCCTCCAGATCCCACCAAGCCTGATTATGACATCCGAGCTGATGTGTGGAGCCTGGGAATCTCACTG GTGGAGCTGGCGACCGGGCAGTTCCCCTACAAGAACTGCAAAACTGATTTTGAGGTCCTCACCAAGGTCCTGCAAGAAGAGCCACCCCTTCTGCCCAGCAATATGGGCTTCTCGGTGGACTTTCAGTCCTTTGTTAAAGACTG CCTTACTAAAGATCACAGGAAGAGACCAAAGTACAATAAGCTACTT GAACACAGCTTCATCAAACGATACGAGATGTTGGAGGTGGATGTGGCGTCCTGGTTCAAGGACGTCATGGCGAAGACAGAGTCTCCCCGGACTAGCGGCATCTTGAGCCAGCATCACCTTCCCTTCTTCAG ctGCAGCAGGGGCTATGCCACCCCCGCCCCAAGATGTACCAGTCTTCCACTCGCCTCCCCCCATGCTGGCGGGCCAGATGTCACATGGAGCTGGGGAGGGAGTACGGAAACATGGACAGCCACAGAGAGCTGA